A window of the Arenibacter algicola genome harbors these coding sequences:
- the cap12 gene encoding CBASS system CD-NTase-associated NAD(+) hydrolase Cap12, whose product MKRIFIGSSSEELGTAKIVKAILQQDFEVIIWDEALWNKSVFKLNRNFLSSLMTATLKFDYGILIGSPDDKVDYRGKEMLQARDNVLFELGLFTGRLGLDKCAFLVDDAVKIPSDLGGIKLAMFNKGNLAEKVEEVKQMFQNSSEADLNFFPSSTLAYAYYENFIKYVCEHFVMNKGFEFQNKLHDNCKFKIMIPNTLPNDLNMAFQKIQNKIGVEKISFGATGRVRNVHVDVKIENGQLILLDFPTTLTGIDHAISNLLPNDYKNQTNDYKLILDRELNKFMSTLKKTIEKNEYDDFVIIERI is encoded by the coding sequence ATGAAAAGAATATTTATAGGAAGTTCAAGTGAAGAATTAGGTACTGCCAAAATCGTAAAGGCGATTTTGCAGCAAGATTTTGAGGTGATCATTTGGGATGAGGCATTATGGAATAAATCGGTTTTTAAATTAAACCGTAACTTCTTGTCGAGCCTAATGACCGCTACCTTAAAATTTGATTATGGCATTCTAATCGGTTCGCCTGATGACAAGGTAGATTATAGGGGAAAGGAAATGCTTCAGGCCCGTGATAATGTTTTATTCGAATTGGGCCTATTTACAGGACGTTTGGGATTGGATAAATGTGCCTTTCTTGTAGATGATGCTGTAAAGATTCCTAGTGATTTAGGAGGTATCAAGCTGGCAATGTTCAACAAAGGAAATCTTGCAGAAAAAGTTGAGGAGGTCAAGCAAATGTTTCAAAATTCTAGTGAAGCGGATTTGAACTTTTTCCCTTCAAGTACATTGGCATATGCATATTATGAGAACTTTATCAAGTACGTTTGTGAACATTTTGTCATGAACAAAGGATTCGAGTTCCAAAATAAACTGCATGACAATTGCAAATTCAAAATAATGATACCTAATACCCTACCCAACGATTTGAACATGGCATTCCAGAAGATTCAAAATAAGATAGGAGTGGAAAAAATTTCATTTGGGGCCACGGGAAGGGTTAGAAATGTACATGTGGATGTTAAAATTGAGAACGGACAGCTTATTTTATTGGATTTTCCAACAACGTTAACCGGTATTGATCATGCGATTTCGAATTTACTCCCTAATGATTATAAAAATCAAACCAATGATTATAAATTGATATTAGATAGGGAATTAAACAAATTCATGTCAACCTTGAAGAAAACAATAGAAAAAAATGAATATGATGATTTTGTGATTATTGAAAGAATATAG
- a CDS encoding restriction endonuclease subunit S, with protein MIATEKENKIVNWSEVLTIKNGKNQRKVENPKGKYPIYGSGGVMGYADDYICDEHTVIIGRKGSINKPLYILEKFWNVDTAFGLVAGKNLSSKYLYYFCIQYDFLRHNKATTIPSLTKADLLKVEIPLPPLETQKRIAQILDEACALRDKTQQLLKEYDLLAQSIFLEMFGDPAINQKGWEMKEFGDVGKLDRGKSKHRPRNAPELLGGIYPLIQTGDVANSNGRIEEYTSTYSEIGLAQSKMWPKGTLCITVAANIAKTGILTMDACFPDSVVGFIPNEHTNNEFTLFWMSFLQKIIEANAPQAAQKNINLKILKELKFFCPPINLQNQFAEKIALIEKQKDLAKQELKESKELFNCLLQKAFKGELVN; from the coding sequence ATGATAGCAACTGAAAAAGAGAACAAAATTGTGAATTGGAGTGAGGTTTTAACCATCAAAAATGGTAAAAATCAGCGAAAAGTTGAGAATCCAAAGGGCAAATATCCAATTTACGGCAGCGGTGGGGTGATGGGCTACGCAGATGATTATATTTGTGATGAGCATACTGTAATTATAGGACGAAAGGGTTCAATAAATAAACCGCTATACATCTTAGAGAAGTTTTGGAATGTTGATACTGCTTTTGGCTTAGTAGCGGGTAAAAATCTATCTTCAAAATACCTCTATTATTTTTGCATACAGTATGATTTTTTAAGACATAATAAAGCCACCACAATACCAAGTCTTACCAAAGCAGATTTACTTAAAGTTGAAATTCCCTTACCACCCCTAGAAACCCAAAAGCGAATTGCCCAGATTTTAGACGAAGCCTGCGCCCTCCGCGACAAGACCCAACAACTTTTAAAAGAATATGATTTGCTCGCTCAGTCTATCTTTTTGGAGATGTTTGGGGATCCGGCTATAAATCAAAAAGGTTGGGAAATGAAAGAATTTGGTGATGTCGGCAAATTAGACAGAGGTAAATCAAAACATCGCCCTAGAAACGCACCAGAATTATTAGGCGGCATTTATCCTTTAATTCAAACAGGAGATGTGGCAAACTCAAATGGGCGAATAGAGGAGTATACATCCACATATTCTGAAATAGGGTTAGCACAAAGTAAAATGTGGCCAAAAGGTACACTTTGCATTACTGTTGCCGCAAATATCGCTAAAACAGGTATTTTAACGATGGATGCATGTTTCCCTGATAGTGTTGTAGGCTTTATTCCCAATGAACACACTAATAATGAATTTACTCTATTTTGGATGTCATTTTTACAAAAAATAATTGAAGCAAATGCGCCACAAGCAGCTCAAAAAAATATTAATCTTAAAATTTTAAAAGAACTAAAATTTTTCTGTCCCCCAATCAACCTCCAAAACCAATTCGCTGAAAAAATCGCCCTAATTGAAAAACAAAAGGATTTGGCGAAACAAGAACTTAAAGAAAGTAAAGAGCTATTCAATTGTCTTTTACAAAAGGCGTTTAAAGGGGAATTGGTAAATTAG
- a CDS encoding type I restriction-modification system subunit M translates to MITGDLKSQIDQIWNTFWTGGITNTITIVEQLTYLIFIKNLDETETRNELKAKRGFKFTPIFSEDQQDFRWKNLRQMDVNPRHSVFSNTVDGVFPFIRSLGKEKSLFSTYMKGATFGISKPAVLDQVIEKLERLPMENQDTKGDIYEYLLSKLEGGGTAGQFRTPRHIIKLMVELMQPTLEDIISDPSAGTAGFLVAAKEYIDTHHSVTELDKHADFINKKMFNGTEFDATMLRIASMNLYLHGVEEPNIIDVDAVSKDNTISDAYTLVLANPPFKGTIDKESIAPGLKNVTNTTKTELLFLALMLRQLKTGGRAAVIVPDGVLFGSGKAHKNIREEIVANHKLEAVISMPSGVFKPYAGVSTAIMIFTKTGSGGTDHVWFYDMLQDGKSLDDKRNLLVDETLFDDFAFGDGSKALSAAEAHEKFNLPQLLDHYRYLKSHYFKKMHAKDGELLHVQDVPENLGLNQFLENTCTHNYKDRTSQSFLVPFKEIKENDWDLSINRYKEIVYEEVEYDAPEVIIKRIKEIDSERKTILVDLQKQLI, encoded by the coding sequence ATGATCACAGGAGACCTAAAATCACAAATAGACCAAATCTGGAATACCTTTTGGACAGGCGGCATTACAAACACCATTACCATCGTAGAGCAATTGACCTACCTCATCTTTATTAAAAACCTTGATGAGACCGAGACTCGTAACGAGCTAAAGGCCAAACGTGGATTTAAGTTCACTCCTATTTTTAGCGAAGACCAACAAGATTTTCGTTGGAAAAATCTTCGCCAGATGGATGTTAATCCACGTCACTCTGTTTTTAGCAATACGGTCGATGGGGTCTTCCCCTTTATTCGTTCGTTGGGTAAAGAAAAAAGCCTCTTTAGTACCTACATGAAAGGAGCCACTTTTGGTATTTCAAAACCTGCCGTTCTCGATCAGGTCATCGAGAAACTCGAAAGGCTACCCATGGAAAACCAAGATACCAAAGGCGATATTTACGAGTATCTGCTTTCCAAGCTTGAAGGCGGTGGAACTGCCGGCCAGTTTCGTACACCTCGTCATATCATCAAATTAATGGTAGAGCTAATGCAGCCTACTTTGGAAGATATAATTAGTGACCCTTCCGCAGGCACCGCAGGCTTTTTGGTCGCTGCAAAGGAATATATTGATACACATCATAGTGTAACCGAACTGGACAAACATGCCGATTTTATCAACAAGAAAATGTTCAACGGTACGGAGTTCGATGCTACCATGTTACGTATTGCCTCCATGAACCTTTATCTGCATGGTGTGGAAGAACCCAATATTATCGATGTGGATGCCGTATCTAAAGATAACACCATTAGCGATGCTTATACCTTAGTACTCGCCAACCCGCCTTTTAAGGGCACAATTGACAAGGAAAGTATTGCACCCGGACTCAAAAACGTGACCAATACTACGAAGACTGAATTGCTGTTTTTGGCCTTGATGCTTCGACAATTGAAAACGGGAGGCCGAGCGGCCGTTATCGTGCCCGACGGCGTGCTATTCGGTAGTGGCAAGGCACATAAGAATATTCGTGAAGAAATCGTAGCGAACCATAAATTAGAGGCCGTAATCTCAATGCCCAGCGGTGTATTTAAACCGTATGCAGGGGTTAGTACGGCCATCATGATTTTTACCAAAACAGGTTCGGGCGGTACAGATCATGTATGGTTCTATGATATGCTGCAAGATGGCAAATCTTTGGATGATAAACGAAATCTATTGGTCGACGAAACCTTGTTCGACGACTTTGCTTTTGGCGACGGTTCAAAGGCACTAAGCGCAGCAGAAGCGCATGAAAAATTTAATCTGCCGCAGTTATTGGATCATTACCGTTACTTGAAAAGCCACTATTTTAAAAAAATGCATGCTAAGGATGGAGAATTGTTACATGTACAAGATGTCCCAGAAAATTTAGGGCTAAACCAATTTCTAGAAAACACGTGTACCCATAATTATAAAGACCGTACCTCACAATCTTTTTTAGTGCCGTTTAAAGAAATAAAGGAGAATGACTGGGACTTGTCTATCAACCGCTACAAAGAGATAGTTTATGAAGAAGTGGAGTATGATGCACCAGAAGTAATCATAAAAAGAATTAAAGAAATTGATTCAGAAAGAAAGACAATTTTAGTGGATTTACAGAAACAATTGATTTAA
- a CDS encoding RNA-binding domain-containing protein, translating into MTAERLQAIIDQGESVNVEFKTSSIALNKDAFDSICGFLNRSGGHLLLGVQNDGAVSGVHEDKVQGIIDGLVANANNPQKLNPPYYVSPEVLDMNGKKVIVVYVPESSQVHATKGRIYDRNQDGDFDITNQQDQVSQLYLRKQNSYSENQVYPYVELSDFKESLFEKVRNLARNQQPKHPWLAMTNEELLRSVGLYKKDMKTGQSGYTLAAVLLFGKDETIQSVVPHYKTDALARIENKDRYDDRDDIRTNLFESYDRLMAFVAKHLSEKFHLINTQRINVRDNLFREVIANLLVHREYTNPFPAKFIIEANQVRAENWNKPHGSGNIDPANFSPYPKNPIIAKLFKEIGWVDELGSGVRNTYKYTELYTPGAKPTFTEGDVFEIIIPLSEKASEETSEKVSGKTSEKIITLLKEDNKRTAKELSKIIGVSDRAIEKQIAKLQQQGKLTRVGSDKAGHWKVMN; encoded by the coding sequence ATGACCGCAGAAAGACTTCAAGCCATAATAGACCAAGGCGAAAGCGTAAATGTTGAGTTCAAGACATCAAGCATAGCGCTCAATAAGGATGCCTTTGATTCCATTTGTGGTTTTTTGAACCGAAGCGGCGGTCATTTGCTCCTAGGAGTGCAAAATGATGGTGCGGTAAGCGGGGTACACGAAGATAAAGTACAGGGTATTATTGATGGCTTGGTCGCCAATGCCAATAACCCCCAGAAACTGAACCCACCTTATTATGTTTCCCCAGAGGTCTTAGATATGAATGGCAAAAAAGTCATCGTAGTCTATGTGCCCGAAAGTTCACAAGTACATGCCACTAAAGGTAGAATCTACGATCGCAACCAAGATGGCGATTTCGACATTACCAATCAACAAGACCAAGTGTCTCAATTGTATCTGCGTAAACAGAATTCGTATTCCGAGAATCAGGTATATCCGTACGTGGAGCTATCGGACTTTAAAGAATCGCTCTTTGAAAAGGTTCGCAACTTGGCTAGAAACCAACAGCCCAAACACCCGTGGTTGGCTATGACCAATGAAGAACTGCTGCGTTCCGTAGGGCTTTATAAAAAAGATATGAAAACGGGGCAATCAGGTTATACGCTAGCAGCCGTTTTGCTCTTTGGCAAAGATGAAACCATACAAAGTGTAGTGCCACACTACAAAACCGATGCCCTTGCCCGAATAGAAAACAAAGACCGCTACGACGATAGAGACGATATACGCACCAATCTTTTTGAGAGTTATGACCGTCTCATGGCATTTGTGGCTAAACACCTATCGGAAAAATTTCATTTAATAAATACACAGCGTATCAATGTAAGAGATAACCTTTTTCGAGAAGTAATCGCCAATCTATTGGTACATCGGGAATACACAAATCCCTTTCCGGCAAAGTTCATCATCGAAGCAAATCAGGTGCGTGCAGAAAATTGGAACAAACCCCATGGTAGCGGCAATATAGATCCTGCCAATTTTTCGCCCTATCCCAAAAACCCTATTATCGCAAAGTTGTTCAAGGAAATCGGATGGGTAGATGAATTGGGTTCCGGTGTACGAAATACTTATAAGTACACAGAATTATATACTCCAGGAGCGAAACCTACTTTTACCGAAGGCGATGTTTTTGAGATTATAATTCCACTTAGCGAAAAGGCAAGCGAGGAAACGTCGGAGAAAGTATCAGGCAAAACGTCGGAGAAAATTATTACCCTTTTAAAGGAAGATAATAAAAGAACCGCCAAGGAATTATCGAAAATCATTGGTGTTTCTGATAGGGCAATAGAAAAACAGATAGCAAAATTACAGCAACAAGGCAAGCTAACAAGGGTAGGCTCCGATAAAGCTGGCCATTGGAAAGTGATGAATTAA
- a CDS encoding site-specific integrase — translation MINVKTVLRKKKLSTGAYPICLRITKDRQTKYFKTLFNATEIEWDAQAGKFNKRNQNYLQNNRLINKFQDRALKIIGELELEQDDYTLDDIEKKYRIESNPIKNNVFEFWDEIIEEMLLAGRAGNAQVNKDARHIVKLFHNSLKLTFKEITPAFLQKFEVFLRSRGGTDGGIGVKMRAIRALYNFAIERNLVKEEFYPFKTYKVSKLKGKSPKKALTMEQVKKIVDLDLKKYPSFTNTRNYFVFSFYTRGMNFTDMMKLEWRAIADNKIFYTRSKTKGNFMIKILPPVREILEYYQENSLGTKYVFPILLKDELTPLQLENRKHKTLQRYNKELKEIAKICGINKPLSSYVARHSYANCLKQKGVATDVISESMGHQNLTVTQAYLKELDSAVLDEASELLL, via the coding sequence ATGATAAATGTCAAGACAGTTTTACGAAAAAAGAAACTCTCAACAGGAGCGTATCCAATATGCCTCAGAATTACCAAAGATCGCCAAACAAAATATTTCAAAACTCTTTTTAATGCCACTGAAATTGAATGGGACGCCCAAGCAGGTAAATTTAACAAACGAAATCAGAATTATCTACAAAACAACCGTTTGATAAATAAGTTCCAAGATAGGGCACTAAAAATTATTGGTGAACTTGAGTTAGAACAGGACGATTATACTTTAGATGATATTGAAAAAAAATATCGTATCGAATCCAATCCTATAAAGAATAATGTGTTCGAGTTTTGGGATGAAATAATAGAAGAAATGCTTTTGGCCGGAAGAGCAGGGAATGCACAAGTAAATAAAGACGCCCGACATATCGTCAAATTATTTCATAATTCACTAAAACTGACATTTAAGGAGATTACTCCGGCCTTCCTGCAGAAATTTGAAGTCTTTTTAAGGTCTAGAGGAGGTACGGATGGTGGAATTGGGGTAAAAATGAGAGCTATTAGAGCACTTTACAACTTTGCAATTGAACGCAACCTTGTTAAGGAAGAGTTCTACCCATTCAAAACATATAAGGTTTCCAAATTGAAGGGTAAAAGTCCTAAAAAGGCATTGACTATGGAGCAAGTCAAGAAAATAGTTGACCTTGACTTGAAGAAATATCCTTCTTTCACCAATACCAGAAATTATTTTGTCTTTAGCTTTTATACAAGGGGAATGAACTTTACCGACATGATGAAGCTGGAATGGAGGGCAATTGCTGACAACAAAATTTTCTATACCCGTTCGAAAACCAAAGGAAATTTTATGATTAAGATATTACCTCCTGTTCGGGAAATTTTAGAATATTATCAAGAAAATTCCTTGGGAACGAAATATGTATTCCCCATTCTGTTAAAGGATGAATTAACCCCATTACAACTCGAAAATAGAAAGCACAAAACCCTTCAACGTTACAATAAGGAACTAAAAGAAATTGCGAAAATCTGTGGAATAAATAAACCTTTGAGCAGTTACGTTGCACGACATAGTTATGCCAACTGCTTAAAGCAAAAAGGAGTTGCTACCGATGTTATCAGTGAATCTATGGGGCATCAAAATTTGACAGTTACACAAGCTTATTTAAAAGAATTGGATAGCGCTGTTTTGGATGAGGCGAGTGAACTACTTTTATAA
- a CDS encoding DEAD/DEAH box helicase family protein, whose translation MGTNFQFLATEWDTFYERATKAEQLVITDPRASLAYSRMALELAVNWMYTNDEELTLPFDTSLNSLITAKAFELQFNHKLYNEIHLIRKAGNLALHNKRVSDVDSHTIIEYLFYFAKWFAKSYTQEVPENIGLFDWELIPKEGQDALSKKQLAQLQEKLDTEKNTFQKQLAASAEKNRLLEEKNELFKKQLEALQQQIEANKVVANTQDEVHHPRNEYETRKYFIDVLLREAGWDLAGIKDTEFKVQYMPKSTNTSETGYVDYVLWDDDGLPLALVEAKKTLESVSKGENQAQLYADSLEKMYGRRPVMYYSNGFETYLWDDQFYKRSRPVHGFYTKQELQTLMYRRNHRTDIRTADVDVLIAGRTYQLRSIKSIAEHFAGTDKSTGNLIGTNRGALLVLATGTGKTRTSIALSKMMLEANWVKRVLFLADRKSLVRQAKSNFVKFLPEHSSVNLLKEKDNPDARFAFSTYQTMMGLIDSSKDDDKRFYGVGHFDLIIVDEAHRSIYKKYQAIFEYFDGLFLGLTATPKNSIDKNTYSIFGLADKSPTDAYTFQEAVANKHLVPYRTVSAPTKFLREGIRYDELSDEEKEEFEEEILDGEKATGNEWISSNELYQWLFNRDTTIKTLQFILKNGIKKRGGEELGKTIFFARNKKHAQFLKDIFMELDKERFGNDYVKVITHGEPKAEEFIQRFCDEEKDRLPQITISVDMMDTGIDAPSCVNLVFYKPVKSYAKFWQMIGRGSRLRPNLFGVGKDKERFLIFDLCGNFEFFKENPEGIESSSQKSLTEIVFGLKLRLAEYLKTNAFIEEADLHQFRTELLDTLHSEISHLNKDRFDVKMRMQTVLEYGSENRELWNHLSKKDIKIIEEALAPLVRPAKGDVDLARFYDKLLYTLMIKGLETPNGTEFVSSFTIPISKVAVISKKLLKKTTIPEVKEKEGLITKPLEEVFWKKEGIAHLEEIRKGIRNLVKYIDPSDQKYVTTDFEDSLDESQVTTNDYVNEPPITLSTPFTNNLHRLKELIRANKNNLTISRIRKGETITEKELQSLETIIFTDGIKKDAIEKEIGEQFILVPFVISLMGLSADRVDEAFANFINLYQLNSIQIQFLDTIKLFLTKNGKIDPTKLYDSPFRNYHSMGIDGVFDETQADTIFEIIQTLNDSQSV comes from the coding sequence ATGGGTACAAATTTCCAATTTTTGGCTACTGAATGGGACACTTTCTACGAAAGAGCAACCAAAGCGGAGCAATTGGTCATTACAGACCCTCGTGCTTCTTTAGCCTATTCGCGTATGGCCCTGGAACTTGCCGTGAACTGGATGTACACGAACGACGAAGAACTAACGCTACCATTCGATACTTCGCTCAACAGCTTAATCACAGCGAAAGCTTTTGAATTACAGTTCAATCATAAACTGTACAATGAAATCCACCTCATTCGAAAAGCAGGCAATCTGGCCTTGCACAACAAAAGGGTTTCAGATGTCGATTCACATACCATAATCGAGTACCTGTTCTATTTTGCCAAGTGGTTCGCAAAATCGTATACACAAGAAGTTCCTGAAAACATAGGTCTTTTTGATTGGGAATTGATTCCAAAGGAAGGGCAAGATGCACTTTCAAAAAAGCAGTTGGCTCAACTTCAAGAAAAACTTGATACCGAGAAAAATACTTTTCAAAAGCAACTGGCGGCATCAGCGGAGAAAAATAGGTTATTAGAGGAAAAGAACGAACTTTTCAAAAAACAGCTCGAAGCCTTACAGCAGCAAATCGAAGCGAACAAAGTTGTCGCTAATACGCAAGATGAAGTACACCATCCGCGAAACGAATACGAAACCCGAAAATATTTTATAGATGTGCTTTTACGGGAAGCAGGATGGGATTTGGCAGGAATCAAGGATACCGAATTCAAGGTACAGTACATGCCCAAATCAACAAATACTTCCGAAACCGGGTATGTAGACTATGTGTTGTGGGACGATGACGGCCTCCCATTGGCCTTGGTAGAAGCAAAAAAGACCTTGGAAAGTGTCAGCAAGGGCGAAAACCAAGCCCAATTATATGCTGATAGTTTAGAGAAAATGTACGGTCGAAGGCCTGTAATGTATTATAGCAATGGATTCGAAACCTATCTCTGGGACGACCAATTTTATAAAAGGTCACGACCCGTACATGGTTTTTATACCAAACAGGAACTCCAAACCCTAATGTACCGTCGCAACCATCGCACAGATATTAGAACGGCGGATGTTGATGTATTGATTGCGGGTAGGACGTATCAATTACGATCCATAAAAAGTATTGCCGAACACTTTGCAGGCACTGATAAATCAACAGGAAACCTTATCGGAACAAACCGTGGTGCCCTATTGGTTTTGGCAACAGGTACTGGAAAGACCAGAACATCCATCGCCCTCTCAAAAATGATGTTGGAAGCCAATTGGGTAAAGCGTGTACTCTTTTTGGCAGACCGAAAAAGTTTGGTGCGACAAGCAAAGAGCAATTTTGTAAAATTTCTGCCTGAACATTCCAGCGTAAATCTATTGAAGGAAAAAGATAATCCGGATGCCCGTTTTGCTTTTTCTACATATCAGACCATGATGGGATTGATAGACAGTTCAAAAGATGATGACAAACGTTTTTATGGGGTCGGGCATTTTGATTTGATTATAGTAGACGAAGCACATCGTTCCATCTATAAAAAGTACCAAGCGATTTTTGAATATTTTGACGGCTTATTCTTAGGACTCACCGCAACGCCAAAAAACAGTATCGATAAAAATACGTACTCCATTTTTGGTTTGGCAGACAAGTCTCCTACAGATGCCTATACTTTTCAAGAAGCAGTTGCCAATAAACATTTAGTCCCCTATCGAACCGTTTCCGCACCGACCAAATTTTTGAGGGAAGGCATTCGCTACGATGAGCTTTCCGATGAAGAAAAAGAAGAATTCGAAGAAGAAATATTAGATGGGGAAAAGGCAACGGGCAATGAATGGATATCATCCAATGAATTGTACCAATGGCTGTTCAATAGAGATACCACGATAAAAACATTACAATTTATCCTGAAAAACGGCATCAAAAAACGAGGTGGAGAAGAACTCGGAAAAACCATTTTTTTCGCCCGTAATAAAAAACACGCACAGTTCTTAAAAGATATTTTCATGGAATTGGATAAGGAGCGTTTCGGCAACGACTATGTAAAGGTTATTACACATGGCGAACCCAAAGCGGAAGAATTTATTCAGCGTTTCTGCGATGAAGAAAAAGACCGTTTGCCCCAGATAACCATTTCTGTGGATATGATGGATACCGGTATCGATGCACCCAGTTGCGTAAACCTCGTATTTTACAAACCTGTAAAGTCGTATGCCAAATTTTGGCAGATGATTGGTAGAGGTTCACGCTTACGCCCTAATCTATTTGGTGTCGGAAAGGACAAAGAGCGTTTCTTGATATTCGATCTATGCGGCAACTTCGAGTTTTTTAAGGAAAATCCCGAAGGCATAGAAAGTAGTTCCCAAAAAAGTTTGACCGAAATCGTTTTTGGTTTAAAGCTACGTCTGGCAGAATATCTAAAAACCAATGCCTTTATCGAAGAAGCGGATTTACACCAATTCAGAACAGAACTATTAGATACCCTGCATTCGGAAATCTCCCATCTCAACAAGGATAGATTCGACGTTAAAATGCGAATGCAAACTGTTTTGGAGTACGGAAGCGAAAATCGTGAACTGTGGAACCACCTCTCGAAAAAGGATATTAAGATTATCGAAGAAGCATTGGCACCATTGGTCAGGCCAGCAAAAGGCGATGTTGATTTAGCTCGATTCTACGATAAACTATTGTACACTCTAATGATAAAAGGTTTGGAAACCCCGAATGGAACCGAATTTGTTTCCTCTTTTACCATACCCATTTCTAAAGTGGCCGTCATTTCCAAAAAACTACTAAAGAAAACGACTATTCCAGAAGTAAAAGAAAAAGAAGGCCTTATAACAAAACCTTTGGAAGAAGTTTTTTGGAAAAAGGAGGGTATCGCACATCTGGAAGAAATAAGAAAAGGTATCCGCAACCTCGTAAAGTACATTGACCCTTCCGATCAGAAGTATGTAACTACCGATTTTGAGGACAGCTTGGACGAAAGTCAGGTTACCACTAACGATTATGTCAATGAACCACCAATAACCTTAAGTACACCGTTTACCAATAATCTGCACCGACTAAAAGAGCTAATACGAGCAAACAAAAACAACCTGACCATATCAAGAATACGCAAGGGCGAGACGATAACCGAAAAAGAATTGCAGTCTTTGGAAACTATCATATTTACTGACGGAATCAAGAAAGATGCAATTGAAAAAGAAATAGGCGAGCAATTTATTCTTGTCCCATTTGTCATCTCACTTATGGGTCTTTCGGCTGATCGGGTTGACGAAGCCTTCGCCAATTTTATCAATCTATATCAACTTAATTCGATACAAATCCAATTTTTAGATACCATCAAACTGTTCTTGACCAAGAATGGAAAAATAGACCCGACTAAACTTTACGACTCCCCTTTCAGAAATTATCATTCCATGGGTATCGACGGCGTATTTGACGAGACGCAGGCAGATACCATCTTCGAAATTATCCAAACCTTGAACGATAGCCAGTCCGTATAA
- a CDS encoding DUF2188 domain-containing protein: MKNFHLVQEDGVYKLKKENAQRASKIIDANKPEAIKEARDFITEQGGGSLKIHKNKGGFQEERTYPKSKDPRKSKG, encoded by the coding sequence ATGAAAAATTTTCATTTGGTTCAGGAAGACGGGGTTTATAAACTCAAAAAAGAAAATGCCCAACGAGCATCTAAAATCATTGACGCAAACAAGCCGGAAGCTATTAAGGAAGCACGGGATTTTATCACCGAACAAGGGGGAGGGTCATTAAAAATTCACAAAAATAAGGGAGGGTTTCAAGAAGAAAGAACTTATCCGAAATCAAAAGACCCTAGAAAATCAAAAGGATAA